DNA sequence from the Coregonus clupeaformis isolate EN_2021a chromosome 22, ASM2061545v1, whole genome shotgun sequence genome:
CCTGGATGCTTTGGTAGCAATAGACTACAATAAATCCACAGGGGCCGACCAATTAAATCCTGTTTGCTTAAGTGTGCAGAGCCCATCATTGTTGGCACAATAACCCAACATTTTTATTTAACACTTATCAAGAAATATTTTGaaagtatggaaatcagctctTGTGCTGCCATCCATAAAGGCGGGGATAGTAGGGATTTTAATAATTATCGccccatttcaaggcttccttctctagctaagattcttgaatccttggtaaatgtacaactttgTTCTTTTTTATCTGggaaatgtattttgaatgtaaaccaatcagggtttaggcctgggcatagcACTATTACCGCAACCACTTTAAAAgaaatgtgctgctttgtttgtgaacctgtcaaaagcttttgatactgttgatcatgctattttattgaataagttgtcatcgataggcctgagctctgacgcctgTTCATGGTTTCAGAACTCAGGCCATTGTGATTGTTGGGGttaagtctgaatttcttgaagTACATAAAGGTGTACCACATGGGTCAATCTGATAAAAATTGGAAACTTCATCTACAGTGCATTCTcaacgtattcagaccccttgactttttccaaatgttgttacgttacagccttattcatgaattgattaaataaatgttatacctcatcaatctatacacaataccccataatgacaaagttaaaacaggtttatagacattttagcaaatgtattaaaaatcaaatttgctatgagactcgaaattgagctcagatgcatcctgtttccattgatcatccttgagatgtttctacaacttggtcccacagttgacagtgcatgtcagagcaaaaaccaagccatgaggtcgaaggaattgtccgtagagctccgagacaggattgtgtcaaggcacagatcgggggaatggtatcaaaaaatgtctgcagcattgaaggtccccaagaacacagtggccttcatcattcttaaatggaagaagtttggaaccaccaagactcttcctagagctggccacccggccaaactgagcaatcggtggagaagggccttggtcagtgaggtgaccaagaacccgatggtcactatgacagagcttcagagttcctctgtggagatgggaaaaccttccagaaggacaatcatctctgcagcactccaccaatcaggcctttatggtagagtggccagacggaagtcactcctcagtaaaaggaacatgacagaccgcttggagttcgccaaaaggcacctaaaggactctcagaccatgagaaacaagattctctggtctgattaaaccaagattgaactctttggcttgaatgccaagcgtcacgtctggaggaaacctggcaccaaccccacagtgaagtatgatggtggcagcatcattctgtggggatgtttttaatcggcagggacagggaaaccggtcagaattgaaggaatgatggatggcgctaaatacagggaaattcttgagggaaacctgtttcagtcttccacagatttgagactgggacggaggttcaccttccagcaggacaatgaccctaagcatactgctaaagcaacacttgagtggtttaaggggaaacatttaaatgtcttggaatggcctagtcaaagcccagacctcaatccaattgagaatctgtggtatgacttaaagattgctgtacaccagcggaacccatccaacttgaaggagctggagcagttttgccttgaagaatgggcaaaaatctcagtggctagatgtgccaagcttataaagacataccccaagagacttgcagctctaattgctgcaaaaggtggctctacaaagtattgaatttggggaggggggggtgaatagttatgcacgctcaagttgtttgtttcacaagaaaaaatatgttgcatcttcaaggtggtaggcatgttgtgtaagtcaaatgatacaaacccccaaaaatccattttaattccaggttgtaaggcaacaaaataggaaaaatgccaagggggatgaatactttcgcaagccactgtagatgagctggttaagaagctaagatttagATTAGGCTTTTTCTACAGAAATAGATCGTGACTTTCTCTAAACAGTAGGAAGCAAGTTATTCAGTTAACatttttatctgttcttgattatggtgatattatttatcaaagtgcagctgctactactcttaaacctttggatgccatctaccatagtgactttatttttttttttttttacaggtgacagttttgatgctaatcactgcatcctgtatcaaaatgtTGGCTGGACTTTGTTAAAGACCCGTAGATTtctacattactccctttttgtttacaaggctCTACTTCATAAACGTCAGTtttatctaactttgctgttgaagtatagacacctgagttgcctaacccattcacaggattggttaactcttgaggttcctatGGTCTCCTCAgagctaggtaaatctgcttttagttttaatgcaccgtattgctggaacaaaattcaaAAAACATTTCATCTGATGTTCTGGTGCCATTCGAgcaatttaaagtattgattgtggacttatttgtggaggaatgtaactgtttttctgggtgatttgtgatgttttatttgttcttcccatgactgtgtttttgtattttactgTGTGtatagatatacactaccagtcaacagtttgcacacacctactcattcaagggtttttctttatttttactattttctacattgtagaataatagtgaagacatcaaaactatgaaataacacatatggaataatgtagtaaccaaaaaggtgttaaacaaataaaaatatattttatatttgagattcttcaaatagccaccctttgccgtgatgacagttttgcactcttggaattctctcaaccagcttcatgaggtagtcacctggaatgcttttccaacagtcttaaaggagtttaattaacaggtgtgccttgttaaaagttaatttgtggaatgtatttccttcttaatgcatttgagccaatcagttgtgttgtgtaggggtggtatacagaagatagccctatttggtaaaataccaagtccatattatggcaagaacagctcaaataagcaaagagaaacaacagtccatcattactttaagacatgaatgtcagtcaatactgaaaatgtcaagaactttgaaagtttcttcaagtgcagtcgcaaaaaccatcaagcgctatgctgaaactggctctcatgaggaccgccacaggaaaggaagacccagagttaactctgctgcagaggataagttcattagagttaactgcacctcagattgcagcccaaataaatgcttcacagagttcaagtaacagacacatctcaacatcaactgttcagaggagcgcgtgaatcaagccttcatggttgaattgctgcaaagaaacaactactaaaggacaccaataagaagaagagacttgcttgggcaaagaaacacaagcaatggacattagaccggtgaaaatctgtcctttggtctgatgagtccaaatttgagatttttgattccaaccaccgtgtctttgtgagacgcagagtaggtgaacggatgatctccgcatgtgtggttcccaccgtgaagcatggaggaggaggtgtgatggtgtgggggtgctttgctggtgactgtctgtgatttatttagaattcaaggcacacttaaccagcattgctaccacagcattctgcagcgatacaccatcccatctggtttgcacttagggggactatcatttgtttttcaacaggacaatgacccaaaacacacctccagactgtgtaagggctatttgatcaaggagagtgatggagtgctccatcagatgacctggcttccacaatcacccgatctcaaaccaatttagatggtttgggatgagttggactgcagagtgaaggaaaagcagccaacaagtgctcagcatatgtgggaactccttcaagactgttggaaaagcattcctcatgaagccggttgagagaatgccaagagtatgcaaagctgtcatcaaggcaaagggtggctatttggaaGAATCTaatatctaaaatatattttgatttatttaacactttttttggttactacatgattccatatgtgttatttcatagttttgatgtcttcattattattctacaatgtagaaaatagtcaaaatcaagaaaaacccttgaatgagtaggtgtgtccaaacttttgactggtgctgtaaatTAAATAACCctcctgctactctgtttatcatatatccagatgcctagtcaccttacccctatacatacttTATGTTGACACGCACACTTATAGACACCCTCCATGCATTTACCCATGACTCCTCAGATATGTGAAAGGGTCGTCTCCTCTCtatgtttcttcctaggtttcagcccttctagggagtttttcctagccaccgtgcttctacatctgcattgcttgctgtttggggttttaggctgggtttttgTATAACACTTTGTGACAtcagctgatgtaaaaagggctttataaatacatttgattgattgactagttaccacagccacaaagtaataaaccccgcccatttccACAAATAATCATCTtagaatctgattttaaacctaaccttaaccataaccttatgcctaaccctaacctaacctaaaaaTAAGACCAAAAATAAACGTTTTATTTTCATGAACTTTTACGATATAGaacattttgactttgtggctgtggtaactagtggaaacccccTCTGAAAGGCGGAAATACGCAAAATAGCGTCTTGTCTGCCGGAAACATCACACGAAGAAGCAAACGGAAGTGAACAATTTCCACGTTATcgttttattgttgttatttagacGTGTAATAACATACTGGAACTCAAAATATGACTCATTTAACTGTATAGCATCACACCCCCTGTCGTGTTTAATTCACGTTGGAGACAGGACTTGGTTGATAGATGTTATCTAGGTAACGCTAGCTaggtgctaacgttagctaaagatGGCTGACtgtatggtttttcacactcaaatagcctccatcatgGAGGTACTAGCGAATGCTGCCGTGGCAGAGATatgtaaactcgtagacgacgactatgcagtgtttcgtttggaaataactcaaagccagaaagaaaacagggcaCTGCGGAGGAAACTACTAGAACTGAAAGTTGCACGGGAGCGCGCAGAGAGGACAATGCGAGAGCGCGTCCTCGCCAGTCGCCCAAGTAGTGTCAAGATCCTCGACCgatacagaggaatggcaagaggtacatTTTGCAGAGGCTGTGCTGCCTGTCGCCGTTCATATATAGCTCAGTGCCTGTCGCCACGTTCCCCTCTGCACATGTGTTAAGATGTTACCTAGAATTGGGTCTTGGTCAGTTTTTGGATCATATGCAATAAATCCCCTGATTGCTTAGCTATCTTGTGCAAAGACACTATCTATCATATTCTAATCAGGTATTTGATTTACTGAATTTTCTGTTATTTACTAAATGAAAACAATAAGATGCATGGAACATAATCCATAATCCATAAATAGGATATCAAGAAGTTATGAGAAGTGTTACCTTACATCCTTGCCAATTGTAGACAGTGTCAGAAGTGTACAATATAGCATTGAGCATTGACAGTACCTCTAATCAGATATTTGATTTACTGAATTTTCTGTTATTTACTAAATGAAAACAATAAGATGCATGGAACATAATCCATAATCCATAAATAGGATATCAAGAAGTTATGAGAAGTGTTACCTTACATCCTTGCCAATTGTAGACAGTGTCAGAAGTGTACAATATAGCATTGAGCATTGACAGTACCTAACCTAACCACCTCTTTTCCCCCTATCActctcaggtgaaggacatctcactggaggccacaggagctttgtgaagccaacgggacacaatacatggagagatgaccaaccaatcactgttgatgaggggagtggaacctcaacccagcatgTTATCGTGATAGAGGTAAGTGTAATATTGTTATATAAAAAATTACAGTTATCAAATGTAGCATGTTTATTTCAGAAAGTCTCCCCTCAGCTATTCACTTGCTTACATGTACATCCTCATTTATCTGCCATAGGGGAGCTTGTGAGACTTCCCTACAACATTGTTATCTTCttgtgtcagtctgcagatgcagaggctgcaggtcctggggtcaagcaggagaggtctgaaggagaggaggacccacGGAACAGCAGAGACATTCATTCTGGAGCGGATGGAGCGCACCTTGAAGCCACGGAGGACCCCACCCCCGCCTCAGCGCAACCCAGGACCCGACGCAGcatcacggaggtcagtggaacACCGAATGCCGTCctcaagtcagagacagacaccaaGACTTTAACTGTAACACACAGGCTCTTACACACAGGATCTGACCACAGATCAGACCCAGAGAGACTGGGGCTAGGGAGTCTGggctgtcctcgtgctcctggctCAGAGTATTTACCCGTATTTCACCAGAGCCAGAGGACGGTTCATTCCTGTGGTGATGGTGACGCGTTACACACTGCCGGTGATGATCCGTCTTGTTCTTATGCTACAGAGATGGACCCTGGCAACATGTCATTGGGTTtagagacacagactgatctgtctagaggggactggaaccggcacagtagtagtgtatactctgaagggtgcccAGAAAAGAAAGAGGTTATATTGGCAGATGAGGTGACTGTAAAAATGGAAGGTGACGCTCCTCCCTCATGGAATGCAGATAGTCACCTTGGAGACGCACACTCACAGGGCAGAGATTTCTTAGGTTACAGGGAAAGCTTGGAGACAAATCCAAATGTCGCCACCCACTCCCCTTTACACGCGTTCAAGGATTGCGACCCAGTGTCCACGTTGATGGCACCTTCCGATTCACACGGCCGTGTCCTTTTCGATCAGGTATTGAACCCAAACGACAATGCTAGAGCCCAGGCTCAGGGAGGGGGAGCCACATCAGCCAATAGTAAAGAGAAacggttcctctgcatgttctgtaacaaaggcttcagcaGCTCCCAGAAGGTggagaggcaccagagggtccacacaggagagaaaccctacagctgtaaccagtgtgagaagaggttctctcGCCAGGATaccctgaagaggcaccagaggatCCACACGGGGGAGAAACCTTACAGCTGTTCACTGTGTCACATGCGCTTCGCACAGACTGGTCAACTGAAGATGCACTGGAAGGTCCACACGGGAGAAAGGCCGTTTGCCTGTACACactgcgggaagaggttctcagagaggagctacctcaggatacaccagcagaaaaaacATTCCACTCTATAACATAGAAAGTACCTGTTCCACTCGATAGCTTCTGACGTTTATATCAAACCCTGCATAAAAAATAAATTGTTGTCAGcagaaaagatccacagatgcatTTGGAATAACAAAAGTTACAGACTTCAATGTTGAATATTCCTGGGTAGAAtattgcatccagacattgtgtgATATGTAAGGCATATATAAGCCTGAAAAGTATTTTACATATTGTGTTTGTACTGTAATGTTTACAAATGCCTATGTCATTACTTCCATTCAACTATTTTAAAAAATCCCAAGACACTTTTTTAATGAAAGTGAATGTAGTTCATCAAGTTCATGCAGAGTTTTAGTTTAGACGTgtatgtgtggttttcatatggtgtatttaaaatgtgtttatgttcaataaacacaaaatgggactTTTTATTCTGACATTCATTGAGACTCCCTTTAATATACAGTGAGTATacaaaacacctgctctttccatgacatagactgaccaggtgaaagctatgatcccttattgatgtcacttgttaaatccacttcaatcggtGTAGATGAGGGGAAGGAGATGGGTTAAATAaagatttttaagctttgagacaattcagacatggattgtgtatgtgtgccattcagagggtgcctttgaacagggtacggtagtaggtgccaggcgcaccggtttgtgtcaagaactgcagcggtgctgggtttttcatgctcaacagtttccaagCAACCTTcattcctgtgttccaatggcacgttgtgtttgctaatccaagtttatcattttaaaaggctaattgatcattagaaaacccttttgcaattatgttagcacagctgaaaactgttgtgctgattaaaggagcaataaaactggccttcttgagactagttgagtatctggagcatcagcaattgtgggttcgattacaggctcaaaatggccagaaacaaagaactttcttctgaaactcgtcagtctattcttgttctgagaaatgaaggctattccatgcgagaaattgccaagaaactgaagatctcgtacaacgctgtgtactactcccttcacagaacccgcaaaacaccagtctcaacgtcaacagtgaagaggcagagttgcaaagaaaaagccatatctcagactggccaataaaaataaaagattaagatgggcagtctgatatatcgctttttctttgcaactctgcctagaaggtcagcatcccagaatcgcctctttactgttgacgttgagactggtgttttgcgggtactatttaatgaagctgccagttgaggacctgtgatctgtttctcaaactagacactaatgtatttgtcctcttgctcagttgatTCACGTTGCAACACTGCCATCTGTAGGATGAGAACGAGAGTGCAAACTATTTCTATTGTACACTTTGGATCATCCTCCTCCAGTGAAATAACACGTCACAAGGAGATTAGAAAAATGCATATAAAACATCGGCCTACATTTAGGTGTCCATGTAATATAGGATATGCAATATGATTATTTGGCAATAGCAGTGTCTATGTGTGCAAGGCTGAAATTAAATTCCTTTTTCATTTTCAAGCTGTTGGCAGTAGGCTACGTCCCTTATCAACACACTAACCCAAtaggctacagtggggaaaaaaagtatttagtcagccaccaattgtacatgttctcccacttaaaaagatgagagaggcctgtaattttcatcataggtacacgtcaactatgacagacaaattgagaaaaaaaatccagaaaatcacattgtaggatttttaatgaatttatttgcaaattatggtggaaaataagtatttggtcacctacaaacaagcaagatttctggctctcacagacctgtaacttcttctttaagaggctcctctgtcctccactcgttacctgtattaatggcacctgtttgaacttgttatcagtataaaagacacctgtccacaacctcaaacagtcacactccaaactccactatggccaagaccaaagagctgtcaaaggacaccagaaacaaaattgtagacctgcaccaggctgggaagactgaatctgcaataggtaagcagcttggtttgaagaaatcaactgtgggagcaattattaggaaatggaagacatacaagaccactgataatctccctcgatctggggctccacgcaagatctcaccctgtggggtcaaaatgatcacaagaacggtgagcaaagatCCCAGATCCACACTGGGGGACCCAGTGAatggcctgcagagagctgggaccaaagtaacaaagcctaccatcagtaacacactacgccgccagagactcaaatcctgcagtgccagacgtgtccccctgcttaagccagtacatgtccaggcccgtctgaagtttgctagagtgcatttggatgatccagaagaggattgggagaatgtcatatggtcagatgaacccaaaatataactttttggtaaaaactcaactcgtcgtgtttggaggacaaagaatgctgagttgcatccaaagaacaccatacctactgtgaagcatgggggtggaaatatcatgctttggggctgtttttctgcaaagggaccaggacgactgatccgtgtaaaggaaagaatgaatggggacatgtattgtgagattttgagtgaaaacctccttccatcagcaagggcattgaagatgaaacgtggctgggtctttcagcatgacaatgatcacaaacacaccacccgggcaacgaaggagtggcttcgtaagaagcatttcaaggtcctggagtggcctagccagtctccagatctcaaccccatagaaaatctttggagggagttgaaagtctgtgttgcccagcgacagccccaaaacatcactgctctagaggagatctgcatggaggaatgggccaaaataccagcaacagtgtgtgaaaaccttgtgaagacttacagaaaacgtttgacctgtgtcattgccaacaaagggtatataacaaagtattgagaaacttttgttattgacccaataattattttccaccataatctgcaaataaattcattaaaaatcctacaatgtgattttctgcatttttttttctcattttgtctgtcatagttgacatgtacctatgatgaaaattacaggcctcatctttttaagtgggagaacttgcacaattggtggctgactaaatacttttttcccccactgtacatacacatctACATTTCAGGGGGGGGGACTCATGTGAGATTTGAACCCTTGCCACAATCTGCAACAATTTCATGGACTAGGCActttacacatacagtgccttgcaaagtattcatcccccttggcgtttttcctattttgttgcaatacaacctgtattttaaatagatttttatttggatttcatgtaatggacatacacaaaatagtccaaattggtgatgtgaaatgaaaaaaataacttgtttcaaaaaattcttttaaaaaaataacggaaaagtggtgcgcgcatatgtattcaccccctttgctatgaagcccctaaataagatctggtgcaaccaattaccttcagaagtcacataattagttaaagtccacctgtgtgcaatctaagtgtcatctgttctgaaaggccccaaagtctgcaacaccaccaagcaagtggcaccatgaagaccaatgagctctccaaacagttcagggacacatttttggagaagtacagatcagggttgtgttataaaaaaatatcagaaactttggacatcccacggagcaccattaaatccattattaaaaaatggaaagaatatggcaccacaacaaacctaccaaga
Encoded proteins:
- the LOC123481620 gene encoding gastrula zinc finger protein xFG20-1-like — protein: MDSATTQTLPGLRPPHTLLMFNQTSDNASASTLNNSSRDGISKGGSAKEKRFPCSFCGKAFSFPKQVEIHQRMHTGEKPFSCHLCRASFSDSSNLKRHQRVHTGEKPHSCPQCEKRFSRQDQLKMHLKVHTGERPFACTHCGKRFLERSYLRIHQKKMHTAYVYGTSTQHVIVIESADAEAAGPGVKQERSEGEEDPRNSRDIHSGADGAHLEATEDPTPASAQPRTRRSITEVSGTPNAVLKSETDTKTLTVTHRLLHTGSDHRSDPERLGLGSLGCPRAPGSEYLPVFHQSQRTVHSCGDGDALHTAGDDPSCSYATEMDPGNMSLGLETQTDLSRGDWNRHSSSVYSEGCPEKKEVILADEVTVKMEGDAPPSWNADSHLGDAHSQGRDFLGYRESLETNPNVATHSPLHAFKDCDPVSTLMAPSDSHGRVLFDQVLNPNDNARAQAQGGGATSANSKEKRFLCMFCNKGFSSSQKVERHQRVHTGEKPYSCNQCEKRFSRQDTLKRHQRIHTGEKPYSCSLCHMRFAQTGQLKMHWKVHTGERPFACTHCGKRFSERSYLRIHQQKKHSTL